A single region of the Triticum dicoccoides isolate Atlit2015 ecotype Zavitan chromosome 2B, WEW_v2.0, whole genome shotgun sequence genome encodes:
- the LOC119362815 gene encoding uncharacterized protein LOC119362815 has product MEPGREPTGTIVFASVGVTSFGFDVFSVAAPQTPESASAAGLAERRHTDGVSVNFNAQFKDDGGEEVAFVSERTGSAGLFLCRPGSERAVPLPAVEGSLFHDRPTVRGGRLYFVSAHEKPDGWFRSWAAVYTTDLGSEETVRVTPRGVADMSPAVSASGELLAVASYGERPWAFDFHVLETEVAVFRAADPARRVVLAARGGWPTWHGEGTVFFHRVADDGWWSVFRVDISPETLEPCSAEMRVTPPGVHCFTPAAAGRGCRWIAVATRRKGRAHRHIELFDLETEQFTSVTSLLNPELHHYNPFFSPSGERLGYHRFRGAGAPGDSLIPYRQPVRSPVSSIRMLRVHGSFPSFSPDAKYFALNGDFFKSPGVTILRADGSKRWVLAKQPNLFYTSWSPTESGVVFTSAGPIFETPKATVRVARIEFDPSELTDDRGDVYVAVKELTRPEAGNDAFPAVSPCGRWVVFRSGRSGHKNLYIVDAARGEETIRRVTEGEWIDTMPSWSPDGELIAFSSNRHEPANAAVFSIYLVRPDGTGLRRVHVAGPPGSAEADKERINHVCFSPDGEWLLFTANLGGVVAEPISGPNQFQPYGDLYVCRLDGSGVRRLTCNAYENGTPTWGPPLGVESLSLGAPAADDSLGEFDEPLWLSCDV; this is encoded by the coding sequence ATGGAGCCCGGCCGCGAGCCTACCGGCACGATCGTGTTCGCCTCCGTCGGGGTCACCAGCTTCGGCTTCGACGtcttctccgtcgccgccccgcagACTCCCGAGAGCGCATCCGCCGCGGGGCTGGCGGAGCGCCGCCACACGGACGGCGTGTCCGTCAACTTCAACGCCCAGTTCAAGGAcgacggcggcgaggaggtggcgttCGTGTCCGAGCGCACCGGCTCGGCGGGCCTGTTCCTGTGCCGCCCCGGGTCCGAGCGCGCCGTGCCGCTGCCGGCCGTGGAGGGGAGCCTGTTCCACGACCGCCCCACCGTGAGGGGCGGCCGGCTGTACTTCGTCTCCGCGCACGAGAAGCCGGATGGGTGGTTCAGGAGCTGGGCGGCGGTGTACACGACGGACCTTGGCAGCGAGGAGACGGTGCGGGTGACGCCTCGGGGCGTGGCGGACATGAGCCCCGCAGTGTCCGCGTCCGGCGAGCTCCTCGCCGTCGCCTCGTACGGCGAGAGGCCGTGGGCGTTCGACTTCCACGTGCTCGAGACGGAGGTCGCCGTCTTCCGTGCCGCCGACCCCGCCCGCCGCGTCGTCCTCGCTGCTCGGGGCGGCTGGCCGACCTGGCACGGGGAGGGCACGGTGTTCTTCCACCGCGTCGCCGATGACGGCTGGTGGAGCGTCTTCCGGGTGGACATCTCGCCGGAGACCCTCGAGCCCTGCAGCGCCGAGATGCGCGTGACGCCTCCGGGCGTGCACTGCTTCACCCCTGCCGCAGCGGGCCGTGGCTGCCGTTGGATTGCAGTGGCGACGCGGCGGAAGGGGCGGGCGCACCGCCACATCGAGCTGTTCGACCTTGAGACGGAGCAATTCACCTCGGTTACCTCTCTCCTTAACCCGGAGCTGCACCATTACAACCCCTTCTTCTCGCCGTCCGGCGAGCGCCTCGGGTACCACCGCTTCCGCGGCGCGGGCGCGCCGGGCGACTCGCTGATTCCCTACCGGCAGCCGGTGCGCAGCCCGGTGAGCTCCATCCGCATGCTCCGCGTGCACGGCTCCTTCCCGTCCTTCTCGCCGGACGCGAAGTACTTCGCCCTCAACGGCGACTTCTTCAAGTCGCCCGGAGTGACCATCCTCCGCGCCGACGGCTCCAAGCGATGGGTGCTCGCCAAGCAGCCCAACCTGTTCTACACCTCGTGGAGCCCCACCGAGAGCGGGGTCGTGTTCACCTCCGCTGGCCCGATCTTTGAGACCCCGAAAGCGACGGTCCGGGTGGCGCGCATCGAGTTCGACCCGAGCGAGCTCACCGACGACCGCGGCGACGTCTACGTGGCCGTGAAGGAGCTGACCCGTCCGGAGGCCGGCAACGACGCGTTCCCGGCGGTGTCGCCGTGCGGGCGGTGGGTGGTGTTCCGGTCCGGCCGGTCGGGCCACAAGAACCTCTACATCGTGGACGCGGCGCGCGGGGAGGAGACCATACGGAGGGTCACCGAGGGCGAGTGGATCGACACGATGCCGAGCTGGTCGCCGGACGGGGAGCTGATCGCGTTCTCCTCCAACCGGCACGAGCCGGCCAACGCCGCCGTGTTCAGCATCTACCTGGTGCGGCCGGACGGGACAGGGCTGCGGCGGGTGCACGTGGCCGGGCCGCCGGGGAGTGCGGAGGCGGACAAGGAGCGGATCAACCACGTGTGCTTCAGCCCGGACGGCGAGTGGCTGCTCTtcacggcgaacctcggcggcgtcgTGGCCGAGCCCATCTCGGGGCCGAACCAGTTCCAGCCGTACGGCGACCTGTACGTGTGCCGGCTCGACGGGTCCGGTGTGCGCAGGCTCACCTGCAACGCCTACGAGAACGGCACGCCGACGTGGGGCCCGCCGCTGGGCGTGGAGTCGCTGTCGCTGGGCGCCCCCGCCGCGGACGATTCGCTGGGCGAGTTCGACGAGCCGCTGTGGCTGTCCTGCGACGTGTGA